CAGCACCATGATGGAACCAGGTTACGCTGTAGCAGGGCGTTATAAGATTATTCAACCCATCGGCGAAGGTGGTATGGCAAATGTTTATTTAGCACAGGATTTAATTTTAGATCGGCAAGTGGCCGTTAAAGTTTTACGTTTAGATTTGCGAAATGATCCGGATACGGTCCGTCGCTTCACACGAGAAGCGTTGGCGACGACTGAATTAAATCATCCCAATATTGTCAGTATTTATGATGTTGGTGAAGAAAATAGTATGCAGTATATTATTATGGAATATGTTAAGGGCACCGATCTCAAGAAGTATATCGTAGAACATTTCCCAATTCCGTATCAACGCGTGATTGATATTATGACGCAGATTTTATCTGCAGTTCAAAACGCACATGCGCATAATATTATTCACCGGGATTTAAAACCGCAAAATATTTTGGTTGATGAAGATGGCAACGTTAAGATTAGTGACTTTGGGATTGCGATTGCACTCAGTGAGACGGCGATGACTCAAACCAACACGTTGTTGGGGTCTGTTCACTATCTTTCACCGGAACAAGCGCGAGGTTCGATGGCAACGAAGCAGTCTGATATCTATTCGCTAGGGATTGTACTTTATGAACTATTGACTGGGATGGTGCCTTTTGAAGGTGAATCGGCTGTTTCGATTGCAATTAAACATTTCCAAGATGAAGTCCCACCAGTACGTGATTACGATCCTCGTATTCCACAAGCCTTAGAAAATGTTGTTTTAAAAGCGACTGCTAAAGATCCAGATGAACGCTACAGCGGCGTTGACGCAATGATGGCTGACTTAGCAACTTCTTTATCAGCTAGTCGTGCGCACGAACCTAAATTTGTACCATCTAAAGCGGATGATTTAAGTGAAACAAAAGTTATTCCGGCATTAGATCCAGAAGGCATCACCCGTAACAACGCTGAAGAACAAGTGAAAGAAACAGAAACAACTCAGGACAAGCCTAAAAAGCCAAGTAAATCTAAGCGTAAGTGGTGGTTACTAGGCGGTGGCGGACTGATCTTGATTTTACTGGCAACGGTCATTGCTTTTGCTGTTCAGGGTAGTGATGTAACGGTGCCTGATTTAACGGACATGACGCAACAAAATGCGGAAGCTGCTTTAACTGATAAAAAACTAAAAGTCGGCACGGTCCAGAAAACGACGAGTCAAAAATATAGTAAAGGGCACGTTATTCGGACAACGCCTAAGGCTGGGTTGAGTGTTAAATCTAGAAGTACGGTTGATTTAATTGTTAGCTCAGGACGTCAGAAGTTTGAGATTAAAGATTATACCAATCAAGATTATAACGACGTTCAAGAGGCCTTGAAGGCCAAGGGTTTCTCTGTTAAACGGAAATACCAAAGTTCAACTGAAGTGAGTCCCGGCTTGATTACCGACCAAAGTATTGCGGCTGGTAAAAAGGTAGTGCCAAGCAAAACCACGATTACTTTAACAGTCAGCAGCGGCAAGCCAAGTTTTGCGTTGCATAATTTAAGCAACTATACAAAACAAGGGATTCAAGCTTATGCTGCCCAAAATGGGTTAACCGTTAGTTTCTCGGAAGAATATTCCGCAAGTGTTTCTGAAGGAATGGTGATTAGTCAATCACCTGCAAGTGGTACAATGGTTCAAGAAGGCGATAGCGTAAGCGTTATCCTTTCTAAAGGTGGACGACCGGTTGAACACAATTCTGTTGAGACGTCGAGTTCAAATTCAAACGCTGAATCAAGTGCTTCTGAATCAAGTCAATCTAGTGAAAGTAGTGCAAGTGAATCAGTAAGCGAATCAGAGAGTGAGTCAGCGAGCGAATCAGAGAGTGAATCGCTCAGCAGTTCAGTTAGTCAAAGTAGTCAATCAAGTGTTCAAGCGAAGTAACACTTAGCGAAAGTGGGTTGTAACCGTCATTTACGGGAGAACCAAAAAAATATGTAATACGTTAAAAATAATGGGAGGTGACCTATTGCAGACCGGACAGATTATTCGGGCCCTCAGTGGGTTTTATGATGTACAAAGTGAACACAAAATTTATCGAACACGCGCTCGAGGTAATTTTCGGAAACGTAAAATTACCCCGTTGGTCGGTGATTTCGTTGAATTTGAAAGTGAAAGTCAAACAGAAAGCGGCTATATCTTGGAGATTTTAGACCGCAAAAATGAAATGATTCGGCCACCAGTGGCGAATATTGATCAGGCCGTCGTCATTGTTTCAGCAGTCGAACCTGATTTTTCGTTGAACTTATTAGATCGTTTTTTGATTTATTTAGAAAGTTTGAATATTCAAGGACTCGTCTATTTGACGAAAACCGATATGATTTCTGACGAAAAATATCAAGCAATTAAGCAATCTTTGGATTACTATGAAAAAGTGGGTTATCCAATTTTTGCCCCCAGAACGGCATTTACACCAGAGATTATTCAAGCAATTGAAGACACATTCCCTGATAAAACAACCGTCTTTACGGGGCAAACAGGGGCGGGAAAATCAACGCTGCTTAATCACATTGATTCTAAATTAAACTTAGCAACGGCTGAAATTTCACAAAGTTTAAACCGTGGGAAGCATACGACGCGCCATATCGAACTAATCCCATTGAACGATGGGTTAGTCGGTGATACACCAGGCTTTTCATCACTGGGGATTTTAAATGTGACGAGCGAAACTTTAGTGAGTCGTTATCCTGAATTTAGAGAAATCGGACAGGATTGTAAGTTTAGAACTTGCCAACACGTGATGGAACCTAAATGTGCGGTTAAAGCGGCCGTTGATGCTGGTGAAATTATGCAAAGTCGTTATACGAACTATTTGCAATTCCGGGCTGAATTAAAGGATATTCGGCCTGTTTATAAAAAATCAAAATAAGAAATTGGATGGGAGTTTTTAAAATGACACAAATCGCACCTTCGATTTTAAGCGCAGATTTTATGAATTTACAACGGGATGTTCAAAACCTTGAGGCAGCAGGTGCCGACTTATTGCATATCGATATTATGGATGGTATGTTTGTGCCTAATATGTCTTTTGGTGCGCAAGTGGTCAGTGGTATTCGTCCCCTAACGCAATTAGGCTTAGATGTGCATTTAATGGTTGAACAACCAGAACGTTACATCGAACAATTCATCACAGCTGGTTCTGATTTAATCATGATTCACGCCGAAGCAACCGAACATCTTTATCGTGGACTGCAAATGATTAAAGATGCGGGTGTTAAAGCCGGGGTTGTTATCAACCCAGGGACACCAGTGAGCTATATCGAATCTGTATTACCATTGGTTGACCAAGTTTTAGTAATGACGGTCAATCCTGGTTTTGGTGGTCAAAAATTCATTCCAGCAATGTTAACGAAGGTTGCTGAATTAGCAGCTTATCGCGAAGCACACGCTGATGCTGATTTTACAATCGAAGTTGACGGTGGTGTTAACGACCAAACAATCGCAGCTTGTGCCAAAGCGGGCGCTGATGTCTTTGTAGCAGGCTCATACACATTTGCTGGTGATTTAGCAACGCGGATTGAAACCCTTAAGAAGGCTGCTAATGAAGCGCGTTAATTTATTAGCAGGCGGTCCAGTTGATCAGTGGGCACCGGAACTGGCCACAATCACAACGGTTCCAGGAAAATGGATTACAGCTGATCGTGGGACGTTACGTTTATTGCAACAAGGTGTGACGCCGACGGTTGCGGTCGGTGATTTTGATTCTATTACCCCGGCCGAAAAAGAACAGGTACTAGCAGCCGTCAGTGACATTCGTTCGGTTCAAGCCGAAAAAGACGAAACAGATACGCAATTAGCGTTATCGATTGCTTTTGAAGAACTGCAGGCTGACCGTGTGGTGGTCTATGGTGCGACTGGGGGCCGAATTGATCATTTCCTAGCCAATCTCTTTATGCCAGTCGAGGAACGCTTTAGAACGGTTCTCAATCGCATTGAGATGCGTGATCGGCAAAATGCGATTCAATTCTATACGCCAGGGAGATATGAGCTGACAAAAGAAGCTGATAAAAAGTACCTTGCGTTTGTGCCACTCGTACCAACGACGGATTTAAACTTAGTAGATGAAAAATATCCACTCGCACATTTTGATACGACGGTCCCAATTTCGTGGGCCAGCAACGAATTCATTGGCAAAAAAGCGCATTTTAATTTTAAAACGGGCATCGTAGCGGTGATTCAAAGTAAAGATTAAAAGAGAGTGTTTGAAACGGTTTGACTTTGAGCATTAGCACAGCTCGGCGAGTAACTGCTGCAAGCAGTTGTTTGACGAGTGACGCTAAGCACAGAAGTCAGTTTCAAAAAGCACGTTTAAGCCATTAAAATTCGAATATAAAAAGGCTCGACAAATTTATTTTGTCGAGCCTTTTTTGATGGAAACGTGCTTTTGCCAGTAACTTTCTGCGCTTTGCTACACTTGTCAAACCGGCGATTTCATCGTCAATTCGATGATCAAAAGCTAATCACTGGCAACGCACGCTATTTTGGCGCAAAAAAATAGATTGTCCGAAGACAATCTAAGCAACGAAATTAAACACGAGTAACTTTGCCTGATTTCAAAGCACGAGCAGAAACCCAAACACGTTTAGGTTTGCCATCAACTAAGATACGTACTTTTTGTAAATTTGGCTTCCAAGAACGACGAGATGCGTTCAAAGCGTGTGAACGCTTGTTGCCAAATGATGTTTTACGGCCGGTAATAACGTCTTTTGCCATGGTCTATTCCTCCTTTTAGTAAAGCCGGTAGAAGAATTAACGAGAAACATAATATGATTCAGTTAGTCTTAATAGTTGCATGCATGCACACCGGCTTACACAATTCACTTAAACAATTTACCATAATAGTTGAGCTAATGCAAGAACTCTTACAAGGAAAATTACTTGACAGGTCATTTTTTAAGGGTAGTATCTAATAAAAGCATGCGTTATACTAAGCAATACAGGTTCGTTAAAGTACTTTGAAAGTTATCGGAGCTATGCTAAAATAACATTAAGTATGTCACAAGGAGGCTATTTTAATGGCTGTTAAAATTAAGACCCAATACGGCGATATCGATATTACGAATAATGTGATTGCCACGGTCGTTGGCGGTGCTGCAACTGATATTTATGGCATCGTTGGTATGGCAAGCAAGAATCAAATTCGTGACAATTTAAATGAAATTTTAAATCGTGAAAATTACAATCGGGGCGTTGTTGTTCGTCAAGAAGAAAATGGCGTGGCAATCGACGTTTATATTATTTGTGGTTATGGCATTAAGATCTCAGAAGTTTGCCGTAATGTTCAAAGTAAGGTTAAATATAATCTTGAAACAATGTTGGGTGTTAGTGCAAACTCAGTTAATGTTTATGTTCAAGGTGTACGTGTATTAGAAGACTAAAATAATGAGCGGAGCTGGTGGTTAAAGCCAGTTCTATTTGTTTTCGTTCGAGGAGGAACATTCGTGAAAGTTACTGAAATTACAGCAACCGAGTTTCAAGCAATGATGCGGGTTGCTGCACATCGCTTAACTAAAAATGCAGAATTTGTGAATTCATTAAACGTTTTCCCAGTACCTGATGGGGATACAGGAACTAATATGAGTTTAACTTTTCAAAGTGGTGCTAAGGCGGTTAATGAAAATAATGCGCAAGCAGTTGGTGAATTATCAAAGAGTTTAGCAAAAGGCCTATTAATGGGTGCCCGCGGTAACTCTGGTGTGATTAGTTCACAAATCTTCCGTGGTTTTTCAAAGAGTATGGAAGAAAAAACAAGTTTAACGGCCCAAGATTTAGCAGATGCTTTTACAAGTGGCGTTCAAACCGCGTACAAAGCGGTGATGAAACCCGTCGAAGGGACGATTTTAACAGTTGCGCGTGAAGGTGCTAAAGCGGGTGCCAAAGTCGCTGCCCAAACAGATGATATTGGTGCAGTTGTTGAAGCGGTCGTTGAAGGTTCTAAGAAGGCTTTATTGAAGACCCCTGAATTATTGCCCGTCTTAAAAGAAGTCGGCGTTGTCGATTCTGGTGGCCAAGGCTTAGTTTTCATTTATGAAGGTTTCTTAGAAGGCTTAACAGGTCAAGCACCTGCCAAGGACCTTTATACTCCTGATGAAGCTGAAATGGATGAAATGGTTAACGCTAACCACCACCAAACAGCACAAATGGGGACTGAAGAAATCGAAAATGGTTACTGTACAGAAATCATGGTTGCACTTGGCGACGGTACCACAGTTGATCGCGAATTTGACTATGATGAATTCAGAAACCATCTAGACGGTATTGGCGACTCATTATTAGTCGTTGCCGACGATGAAGTGGTTAAAGTCCATGTCCATACAGAACATCCAGGAACAGTGATGGCTTATGGCCAACATTTTGGTTCATTGATGAAAATCAAAGTCGATAATATGCGGTTGCAACATGATACAATTGTTGAAAATGATCAACAAGCAGCAGCGCCTGTTCAAGCAGAACCAGTTGATACTGGGATTATTGCGATTGCAGCTGGTGCTGGTGTGGCCGAACTCTTCAGAAGTTTAGGGGCTACTTATATTCTAAGTGGTGGTCAAACAATGAATCCAAGTACACAAGATATTTTGGATGCCATTCAAGCAGCTAACGCGAAGAAAGTTATTTTATTACCAAATAATAAAAACATCTTCTTAGCAGCTGAACAAGCTGCCGAAGTTGCTGAAATTCCGGTTGAAATTGTTCAAAGTCGGACAATCGCACAAGGAATGACGGCTCTCTTGTCATTTGACCCGTCGGCAGAATTGCAAGCTAACCAAGCAGCGATGACTGAAGCCCTTGATACGGTGATTAGTGGTCAAGTGACACAAGCCATTCGCGATACAACGCTTGATGGTCTTGAAATTAAAAAAGACGATTACATGGGGATTATCGACGGTAAGATTAAAGTCTCAACGGCCAATCGCCAAACAGCAGCGAT
This DNA window, taken from Latilactobacillus sakei, encodes the following:
- a CDS encoding 50S ribosomal protein L28, with translation MAKDVITGRKTSFGNKRSHALNASRRSWKPNLQKVRILVDGKPKRVWVSARALKSGKVTRV
- a CDS encoding thiamine diphosphokinase, coding for MKRVNLLAGGPVDQWAPELATITTVPGKWITADRGTLRLLQQGVTPTVAVGDFDSITPAEKEQVLAAVSDIRSVQAEKDETDTQLALSIAFEELQADRVVVYGATGGRIDHFLANLFMPVEERFRTVLNRIEMRDRQNAIQFYTPGRYELTKEADKKYLAFVPLVPTTDLNLVDEKYPLAHFDTTVPISWASNEFIGKKAHFNFKTGIVAVIQSKD
- a CDS encoding Asp23/Gls24 family envelope stress response protein, giving the protein MAVKIKTQYGDIDITNNVIATVVGGAATDIYGIVGMASKNQIRDNLNEILNRENYNRGVVVRQEENGVAIDVYIICGYGIKISEVCRNVQSKVKYNLETMLGVSANSVNVYVQGVRVLED
- the rsgA gene encoding ribosome small subunit-dependent GTPase A gives rise to the protein MQTGQIIRALSGFYDVQSEHKIYRTRARGNFRKRKITPLVGDFVEFESESQTESGYILEILDRKNEMIRPPVANIDQAVVIVSAVEPDFSLNLLDRFLIYLESLNIQGLVYLTKTDMISDEKYQAIKQSLDYYEKVGYPIFAPRTAFTPEIIQAIEDTFPDKTTVFTGQTGAGKSTLLNHIDSKLNLATAEISQSLNRGKHTTRHIELIPLNDGLVGDTPGFSSLGILNVTSETLVSRYPEFREIGQDCKFRTCQHVMEPKCAVKAAVDAGEIMQSRYTNYLQFRAELKDIRPVYKKSK
- a CDS encoding serine/threonine protein kinase; its protein translation is MMEPGYAVAGRYKIIQPIGEGGMANVYLAQDLILDRQVAVKVLRLDLRNDPDTVRRFTREALATTELNHPNIVSIYDVGEENSMQYIIMEYVKGTDLKKYIVEHFPIPYQRVIDIMTQILSAVQNAHAHNIIHRDLKPQNILVDEDGNVKISDFGIAIALSETAMTQTNTLLGSVHYLSPEQARGSMATKQSDIYSLGIVLYELLTGMVPFEGESAVSIAIKHFQDEVPPVRDYDPRIPQALENVVLKATAKDPDERYSGVDAMMADLATSLSASRAHEPKFVPSKADDLSETKVIPALDPEGITRNNAEEQVKETETTQDKPKKPSKSKRKWWLLGGGGLILILLATVIAFAVQGSDVTVPDLTDMTQQNAEAALTDKKLKVGTVQKTTSQKYSKGHVIRTTPKAGLSVKSRSTVDLIVSSGRQKFEIKDYTNQDYNDVQEALKAKGFSVKRKYQSSTEVSPGLITDQSIAAGKKVVPSKTTITLTVSSGKPSFALHNLSNYTKQGIQAYAAQNGLTVSFSEEYSASVSEGMVISQSPASGTMVQEGDSVSVILSKGGRPVEHNSVETSSSNSNAESSASESSQSSESSASESVSESESESASESESESLSSSVSQSSQSSVQAK
- a CDS encoding ribulose-phosphate 3-epimerase, with translation MTQIAPSILSADFMNLQRDVQNLEAAGADLLHIDIMDGMFVPNMSFGAQVVSGIRPLTQLGLDVHLMVEQPERYIEQFITAGSDLIMIHAEATEHLYRGLQMIKDAGVKAGVVINPGTPVSYIESVLPLVDQVLVMTVNPGFGGQKFIPAMLTKVAELAAYREAHADADFTIEVDGGVNDQTIAACAKAGADVFVAGSYTFAGDLATRIETLKKAANEAR